A single window of Neurospora crassa OR74A linkage group VII, whole genome shotgun sequence DNA harbors:
- a CDS encoding mRNA 3'-end-processing protein RNA-14 gives MSDDYDPTNINAASWEEQEDYGEADGSEQYGEAEGSEQQDIQHSSEHQEAEYSVESNPNDLGDHPSQDGNTDDVGDDYDPASVVTSSVPAPPSAPAQEDSKTAPQPAAPVAKKPRTAGGFLVGDSDDEDEDGDDDGEPQQQQQQQQQQQPHQVVHKETGSGASSSGGSAPAPASASATAAPQSHSPAPQTATLTVQDNAGATTFNAPPVPQQVSHQSGATTAAVPTTPSSAAPAVDPTPVTQPAPDRVAIYEDQIRDDPRGAMNAWLELMKEKRARNDIDGARQVYERFLAIFPQAADIWVEYLDLELSLNNFPQAEGIFAKCLMTTPNVNLWTRYLDYIRRRNDLNDSTGQARQTVSQAYEFVIDNIGLDKDSGKIWAEYIQFIKFGPGTVGGSQWQDQQKMDQLRKAYQRAICVPISNVNTLWKEYDQFEMGLNKLTGRKYLSEKSPSYMSAKSANTALEHITRGLNRTNLPRLPPAPGFDGDQEFMEQVEIWKKWIAWEKSDPLDLKDDKDQPGLYQKRILYVYNQALMALRFWPEMWVDAAQWCFDNNITTVENKVTKDGNANGVEFLIRGIEANPESVLLAFKHADHIESTYPIEENDEAKIQRGEAVKAPYNKVLDTLYAMIKSLKEKEAAQIAKLQEMTAAQESKAGSDNEDGDGAADNIKKAPIEAIQKGYAAQTQLLSRMISFVWIALIRAMRRVQGKGGLNVPLGGMRKAFHDARARGRLTSDVYAAVAQLEWTIYKDPAGGKIFDRGAKLFPEDENFTLENIKYLHSRDDHTNARVLFETVVNRLTQKPELVHKAKPLYQYFHKYESQFGELAQVTKLEKRMAELFPEDPKLAAFTARYASDKFDPITARIIVSPTTQLRPKNMIMPSIEQQQPQLPMSQRDTPAAGFSPRPQGLKSPSAGPGAPFAPYAAKRPLDDRDYDDHPRKIARSEHDPFVRGASPLKGAAGRRLDQQRRMGGAAGAYSGSGAGSQVAPIARDITFLLSQIPRVEFYDSHRLNPSRMVSLLQNVKVPEYLDWKRERERMQQMQQMQGDGYGGYGGGGGGGGGGGYQGGGHARNISQDYAYRESPGPLGGRPLSPFTGGPGSRLASATAAYRQAPVGRPESSGSYEPPPAAQYGVPPPAQYDGGWAQQQQQQQYGQPPAPQGYRYGNPPPPY, from the exons ATGTCCGACGACTACGACCCCACAAACATTAACGCTGCCTCGTGGGAGGAGCAAGAGGACTATGGCGAGGCTGATGGCAGCGAACAATACGGGGAGGCTGAGGGCAGCGAGCAACAAGATATTCAGCATAGCTCGGAACATCAAGAAGCAGAATACTCCGTTGAATCAAACCCTAATGACCTAGGTGATCACCCATCGCAAGATGGAAACACCGATGATGTGGGTGACGACTACGATCCTGCCTCTGTCGTCACGTCTTCTGTtcccgctcctccttctgcccCTGCTCAAGAAGATTCCAAGACCGCTCCCCAGCCTGCCGCCCCCGTGGCTAAGAAACCTCGGACCGCTGGAGGCTTCTTAGTGGGAGACtctgacgacgaggatgaagatggtgatgatgatggtgaaccacaacaacaacagcagcagcaacagcaacagcaaccacacCAAGTTGTGCATAAAGAGACGGGCTCTGGTGCTTCATCAAGTGGTGGTTCTGCTCCAGCTCCGGCTTCCGCctctgctactgctgctccTCAGTCGCATTCTCCTGCTCCCCAGACTGCCACATTGACCGTCCAAGACAATGCTGGTGCTACTACTTTTAATGCACCTCCAGTGCCCCAACAGGTGTCTCACCAATCCGGCGCAACTACCGCAGCTGTTCCGACCACACCGAGTTCCGCTGCCCCTGCCGTCGACCCTACCCCCGTGACCCAGCCGGCTCCTGATAGAGTAGCCATTTACGAAGACCAGATCCGCGATGATCCCCGAGGCGCAATGAATGCTTGGTTGGAGTTgatgaaggaaaagagagcCAGGAATGACATTGATGGTGCAAGACAGGTCTATGAAAGATTCCTTGCCATCTTTCCTCAAGCC GCCGATATTTGGGTCGAGTATCTCGATCTTGAGCTCAGCCTCAATAACTTTCCCCAAGCCGAGGGCATTTTCGCCAAGTGTCTTATGACCACTCCCAACGTCAACCTCTGGACCCGGTATCTGGACTACATTCGCCGTCGTAATGATCTGAACGACAGCACCGGCCAGGCTCGCCAAACCGTCTCCCAAGCCTACGAGTTCGTGATTGACAACATTGGTCTGGACAAGGATTCTGGCAAGATCTGGGCAGAATACATTCAGTTCATCAAGTTTGGCCCCGGCACGGTCGGAGGAAGTCAATGGCAGGATCAGCAGAAGATGGACCAGCTCAGGAAAGCCTACCAGCGGGCCATCTGCGTGCCTATCTCTAATGTCAACACTCTCTGGAAGGAGTACGACCAGTTCGAGATGGGTCTCAACAAGTTGACGGGCAGGAAATATCTCAGCGAAAAGTCACCATCCTACATGTCAGCTAAGAGCGCCAACACTGCGCTGGAGCACATCACCAGGGGCTTAAACCGGACCAACCTACCTCGTCTTCCGCCCGCCCCTGGTTTCGATGGGGACCAGGAGTTCATGGAGCAAGTCGAGATTTGGAAGAAGTGGATTGCTTGGGAAAAGTCCGATCCCTTGGATCTCAAGGACGACAAGGACCAGCCGGGTCTGTACCAAAAGCGCATCCTCTACGTCTATAACCAGGCCTTGATGGCCCTGCGTTTCTGGCCCGAGATGTGGGTTGACGCGGCTCAGTGGTGTTTCGACAACAACATTACCACCGTGGAGAACAAGGTCACCAAGGACGGCAATGCTAACGGGGTCGAGTTTCTTATCCGGGGCATCGAAGCCAACCCCGAAAGTGTGCTTCTCGCCTTCAAGCACGCGGATCACATCGAGTCGACCTACCCCATTGAGGAGAATGACGAGGCCAAGATTCAGCGTGGCGAGGCAGTCAAGGCACCCTACAACAAGGTGTTGGATACACTTTACGCCATGATCAAGAGCctgaaagaaaaggaggccgCACAGATCGCCAAGCTTCAGGAGATGACTGCTGCGCAAGAATCCAAGGCAGGCTCTGACAACGAAGACGGCGATGGAGCGGCAGATAACATCAAGAAGGCGCCTATTGAGGCTATCCAGAAGGGTTATGCCGCGCAGACTCAGTTGCTCTCCCGGATGATTTCCTTCGTGTGGATCGCCTTGATCCGCGCCATGCGTCGTGTTCAGGGCAAGGGAGGCTTGAACGTTCCGCTTGGTGGCATGCGCAAGGCATTCCACGATGCCCGCGCTCGCGGTCGTCTTACCAGTGATGTCTATGCGGCTGTCGCTCAGCTAGAATGGACTATTTACAAAGATCCCGCTGGTGGTAAGATCTTTGACCGCGGTGCCAAACTCTTCCCAGAGGACGAGAACTTTACTCTCGAGAACATCAAGTACCTTCACTCTCGGGATGATCACACCAACGCCCGCGTCCTCTTCGAAACCGTCGTCAACAGACTTACCCAAAAACCCGAACTCGTCCACAAGGCCAAGCCCCTCTACCAGTACTTCCACAAATACGAGTCCCAATTTGGCGAGCTCGCCCAAGTCACCAAGCTGGAGAAGCGCATGGCCGAGCTCTTCCCTGAAGACCCTAAACTTGCTGCCTTCACGGCCCGTTATGCCTCGGACAAATTCGACCCTATCACAGCTCGCATCATTGTCAGCCCGACAACCCAGCTTCGGCCCAAGAACATGATTATGCCCTCGATcgaacaacagcaaccccaACTTCCCATGTCTCAGCGCGACACCCCCGCCGCGGGCTTCAGCCCCCGTCCCCAGGGCCTCAAGTCTCCCAGCGCCGGTCCCGGTGCTCCCTTCGCCCCCTACGCCGCCAAGCGGCCCCTCGATGACCGCGACTACGACGACCACCCCCGCAAGATTGCGCGCTCCGAACATGACCCCTTCGTTAGAGGCGCCTCTCCCCTCAAAGGCGCAGCCGGCCGCAGACTGGACCAACAACGGCGCATGGGCGGAGCAGCCGGCGCGTATAGCGGCTCCGGGGCCGGTTCCCAGGTTGCTCCCATTGCCAGGGACATCACCTTCTTGCTTAGCCAGATCCCCCGCGTGGAATTCTATGATAGCCACAGACTGAACCCGTCGCGGATGGTTTCGTTGTTACAGAACGTCAAGGTGCCGGAGTATCTGGACTGGAAGAGGGAGCGGGAAAGGATGCAGCAGATGCAGCAGATGCAAGGAGATGGATATGGCGGTTACGGtggtgggggtggtggtggtggtggtggtggctacCAGGGCGGTGGACATGCTAGGAACATTTCCCAGGATTACGCCTACCGCGAATCGCCTGGACCGCTTGGAGGGAGACCGCTGAGCCCGTTCACGGGTGGTCCGGGAAGTCGACTGGCTAGTGCGACGGCTGCGTATCGCCAGGCTCCTGTGGGCAGGCCGGAGTCCAGCGGGTCTTATGAACCGCCTCCGGCTGCGCAGTACGGTGTTCCGCCTCCGGCTCAGTATGATGGCGGATGggcccagcagcagcagcagcagcagtatggACAGCCACCGGCGCCGCAGGGGTACAGATATGgaaaccctcctcctccttattag
- a CDS encoding SNARE-dependent exocytosis protein, variant translates to MASFIRAKQAGVQTDLSQNIQPMHFMPDEQARYGINSQISCLAYDPVQSLLAVGTNESKFGPGKIYVFGQRRVHKFFCPPRPSSIRELRFVANRLISLDSKNELAIWDLDTGNQVAKYVYSGVVCLVTDPMLDWAFVGLQSGDIAAYDLDRERPSTFRIPNFWRERDPNPTAGRLVSMQLHPRDIGKILIAYTNGAVIYSFKQNIVQKYFEYELPPDAPGGDGHGIHMARKPKITHAVWHPTGTFILTAHEDGSLAIWDTKEGRLVTARSLYRTRVNEPTSNPPRPMRLAPFVRISWCCQTDPDNTGLLIAGGHNIDDPTASNLTFLELGPTPIYATSSWEVLAAHFDGKRSLPISTPPGASVVNYVLIPRSSPYFNGAQDPIAVLVQLSSGELITLTFPSGFPISPTNMLHPSLSFVHPFVQTVAVSTVPRARWLGMAEKRSLGEQILRGGVEYSHRTRKEQRNIVQVLHADNIIRLWDVGRGDEIENAMQCQVDVARSLNRFEGGVETTAMHMAQETGEFAAGTKTGEVIVWRWGINKNFGKEAPRAEECERGGLMDISSRAEPSLKEGLQPFVMHNMAQGRVTVVAVSDVGFVAAGSEGGQLSIIDLRGPKVIYHGSVTEWSKGEKRGLFKHSSSSSHGGKPEWPTVIEFGVMTLEGENYSSICCFVGTNMGRVATFKLLPSGQGYSVQLAGVANMDDKVVAICPIEVQTGREAGATGPIVAGLREGKQVDGVLVAVTQTESKIFRPPHARGASKSFDSGILCDAAAVTPADTSMSSHGYALVAVFNDRTLRSYTLPGLREIAKHPLPMLDPLRTISTVISKTGDVLGFTGPSEITVLPVWGGSGRALENTLDTMINMAQELPPRPTISNVQWLSGTQYISPTDLDLLIGGPDRPPSKRMMAATDAERNGAGVYNPAAAGAAGSSTARLQGQVKETEGWGDYLTRQLNERTEKLNIMGDSMDNLANTTSKWAEDVDGFVKKQKRDLFLGGIKKSFF, encoded by the exons ATGGCCTCCTTCATCCGCGCAAAGCAGGCCGGCGTCCAGACGGACCTGTCGCAGAACATCCAGCCCATGCACTTCATGCCCGACGAACAAGCCCGCTACGGCATCAACTCCCAGATCAGCTGTCTCGCCTACGACCCCGTCCAGTCTCTACTGGCAGTCGGCACCAACGAGTCCAAGTTTGGCCCGGGAAAAATCTACGTCTTTGGCCAACGCCGCGTCCACAAGTTCTTCTGCCCTCCGCGTCCCTCGTCCATCCGAGAGCTTCGCTTCGTCGCCAACCGCCTCATCAGCCTCGACAGCAAGAACGAACTGGCGATATGGGACCTCGACACGGGCAACCAGGTCGCCAAATACGTATACTCGGGCGTCGTGTGCCTGGTGACAGACCCCATGCTGGATTGGGCCTTTGTCGGGTTACAGAGTGGTGACATCGCAGCCTACGACCTCGACCGCGAACGGCCCTCGACCTTTCGCATTCCCAACTTTTGGCGCGAGCGAGATCCCAACCCGACCGCAGGCAGACTCGTGTCCATGCAGCTACACCCCAGAGATATCGGCAAGATCCTGATTGCCTACACGAATGGAGCCGTCATCTACTCGTTCAAGCAAAACATCGTCCAGAAGTACTTTGAATACGAGCTGCCACCTGATGCTCCCGGCGGAGACGGCCACGGAATCCACATGGCCCGGAAACCCAAAATTACCCATGCCGTTTGGCATCCCACGGGCACCTTCATTCTGACTGCGCACGAAGACGGCAGCCTCGCTATCTGGGACACCAAAGAAGGCCGTCTCGTCACGGCCAGGTCACTATACCGCACCCGAGTCAACGAGCCCACCTCCAACCCACCCAGGCCCATGCGCCTCGCTCCCTTCGTCCGTATCTCGTGGTGCTGCCAAACCGATCCCGACAACACCGGTCTTCTGATTGCTGGCGGCCACAACATCGACGATCCCACCGCAAGCAACCTCACCTTTCTCGAACTCGGTCCCACCCCGATCTATGCCACATCCTCGTGGGAAGTTCTCGCTGCCCACTTCGACGGCAAGCGCTCTCTCCCCATCTCCACCCCTCCGGGAGCAAGCGTGGTCAACTACGTTCTCATCCCACGGTCATCTCCCTACTTTAACGGCGCTCAAGACCCCATCGCTGTTCTGGTCCAGCTTTCCTCGGGGGAACTGATCACCTTGACCTTCCCCTCCGGTTTCCCCATCTCTCCGACCAATATGCTGCACCCCAGTCTCTCGTTTGTCCATCCGTTTGTTCAAACAGTAGCTGTATCGACAGTTCCAAGAGCACGCTGGCTGGGCATGGCGGAGAAGAGGAGCTTGGGAGAGCAGATACTCAGAGGAGGAGTGGAGTACAGTCACAGAACGAGAAAGGAGCAGAGGAATATCGTCCAAGTGTTGCACGCGGACAACATCATTCGCTTGTGGGATGTCGGCCGCGGAGACGAGATTGAGAATGCCATGCAGTGTCAAGTGGACGTTGCCAGGTCGCTCAACCGATTCGAGGGCGGTGTGGAAACGACGGCTATGCACATGGCGCAAGAGACGGGAGAGTTCGCGGCCGGCACAAAGACGGGAGAGGTGATTGTTTGGCGGTGGGGAATCAACAAGAACTTTGGCAAGGAGGCGCCCAGAGCCGAGGAATGTGAAAGGGGAGGCTTGATGGATATCTCCTCCAGGGCGGAACCGAGTTTGAAGGAAGGACTGCAGCCATTTGTCATGCACAACATGGCTCAGGGGAGGgtgacggtggtggcggtgtcGGATGTGGGCTTTGTGGCTGCTGGCTCCGAGGGTGGACAGCTCTCCATCATTGACCTGCGAGGGCCAAAGGTAATCTACCATGGCTCTGTCACGGAATGGTCCAAGGGCGAGAAGAGGGGGCTGTTTAAGCATTCGTCTAGCTCCAGTCACGGGGGCAAGCCCGAGTGGCCGACAGTCATTGAATTTGGAGTCATGACGCTGGAAGGCGAGAACTATTCGAGTATCTGCTGCTTCGTGGGAACGAACATGGGGAGGGTGGCTACTTTCAAGCTGCTACCTTCTGGCCAGGGGTATTCGGTCCAGCTGGCTGGTGTTGCGAATATGGACGATAAGGTAGTGGCTATTTGTCCTATTGAGGTACAGACAGGGCGGGAAGCCGGTGCTACGGGGCCTATTGTTGCTGGGTTGAGGGAGGGGAAACAAGTTGATGGTGTTTTGGTGGCTG TTACCCAAACAGAATCCAAAATCTTCCGCCCACCCCACGCCCGCGGCGCCTCCAAGTCTTTTGACTCTGGCATCCTCTGCGACGCCGCTGCCGTAACCCCTGCTGACACCTCCATGTCATCTCACGGCTACGCCCTCGTTGCTGTCTTCAACGACCGAACCCTCCGTTCTTACACCCTCCCGGGACTGCGCGAGATCGCCAAGCATCCGTTGCCCATGCTCGACCCCCTACGCACCATATCAACCGTCATCTCCAAAACCGGTGACGTCCTCGGTTTCACCGGCCCCTCCGAAATCACTGTCCTCCCAGTCTGGGGTGGCAGCGGACGTGCTCTCGAAAACACCCTCGACACCATGATCAACATGGCCCAGGAACTCCCACCCAGACCTACAATCTCCAACGTCCAATGGCTCTCCGGCACACAATACATCTCCCCCACGGATCTTGACCTCCTAATCGGTGGCCCTGACCGTCCCCCCTCAAAGAGAATGATGGCAGCCACAGACGCAGAACGCAACGGTGCCGGAGTCTACAAccctgccgccgccggtgccGCGGGGTCAAGTACCGCAAGGTTGCAGGGACAGGTGAAAGAGACAGAAGGATGGGGTGATTACCTGACACGCCAGCTGAACGAGCGCACCGAGAAGTTGAATATCATGGGTGATAGCATGGACAACTTGGCCAACACGACAAGCAAGTGGGCCGAGGATGTGGATGGGTTCgtcaagaagcaaaagaggGATTTGTTTTTGGGAGGCATCAAGAAGAGTTTCTTTTGA
- the sms-2 gene encoding meiotic silencing suppressor 2, whose protein sequence is MSAPGSPAGSSPKMSGRQMTLPARPAGSPQPSTHARTPSGASAASGAAPGQARSNFPPPLGYDPGKMDTRPPLSHEERVGKRVDLPADAYLKTDISSTFATRSGFNTEGTPTRLSVNQYPVTRIANMDVFQYDVALSPEPTGGVVYDKVWKSKAVQQKLASVTKKPWIYDGRKLAWLAQSVDEMRLLVDLDEERGRKPGGERKNAFHITIRPTGKVRLQSLRAYLMKTAPWDNHVLECMSFLDHLLRQGPSERMKTIKRSFFHPSMPGRDLDMLLMACKGVYASFRLSENVKQIGLGVNVDVSNQTFWKANPADKMIKYVINNYGGLSRNQLQNLDDQMITSVLKPLVSQGRYEQSEAMRALRRLKGCRFTLLHRPNETKEYKIKGFAFDKKHGPNGANSYNVKFNWKQQNGTEKEICIKDYMKERYGYLVRQAGWPVIETTRAGSFPAEVCNIVGFNQYQYKLDPQQTASMIKFAVQRPDQRKKDISASVQRLDWANDKYLKAFGVSISPEMAKTEAKVLRHPEVFFEKKTARPLNTGRWDLRGARFIEANKEPLTHWGFIGLNMCVDVRAVNNFVQQFTNIYKGHGGRIAKNPYTTNINANPATLADELHKHVPQIVGGRTDLCPQIVFVAVPDKSAHVYERLKKIFECRYGIVTQVLQADHVKKAQGQYISNVCMKVNAKLGGQTSSLTATKAKSHNFFIRPTMMIGVDVTHASPGSDMPSIAAMCASVDVEGYQYRAAVQTNGWHNEILTDENISTWIPTFLKAYKEKTGREVEDIYYFRDGVSEGQFAHVMEQEVKAIKKAFRERNKKDAKMTVIVATKRHHIRFFPDRGDKNGNPEPGTLVEREVTHPFHYDFFLSSHFALQGTARPVHYHVLMDEIKPKVNNLQRMIYQQCYTFCRATTPISLHPAVYYAHLAGARARCHENRDYGNNTRVPEKVRDQVNNPNNLVAKHQDPTTYSSDWKKNNPPPRLIPMQPRIHNTMWWV, encoded by the coding sequence ATGTCTGCTCCTGGCTCTCCCGCTGGCTCGAGCCCCAAGATGTCCGGTCGTCAGATGACCTTGCCGGCGCGTCCTGCCGGCTCGCCTCAGCCTTCCACGCACGCTCGTACTCCCTCGGGCGCCTCTGCTGCCTCGGGTGCTGCTCCCGGTCAGGCTCGCTCCAACTTTCCGCCCCCTCTTGGTTACGACCCCGGCAAGATGGATACTCGTCCCCCGTTGAGCCACGAGGAGCGTGTCGGCAAGCGCGTCGACCTGCCTGCTGACGCCTACCTCAAGACCGACATCAGCAGCACGTTTGCCACTCGCAGCGGCTTCAACACCGAGGGCACCCCTACCAGGCTCTCCGTCAACCAGTATCCTGTCACCAGGATCGCCAACATGGATGTTTTCCAGTACGACGTTGCTCTGAGCCCTGAACCCACCGGCGGCGTCGTTTACGACAAGGTCTGGAAGTCCAAGGCTGTTCAGCAGAAGCTTGCTTCGGTCACCAAGAAGCCCTGGATCTACGACGGGCGCAAGCTGGCCTGGTTGGCCCAATCGGTTGACGAGATGCGTCTCCTGGTTGACCTGGACGAGGAGCGCGGTCGCAAGCCTGGCGGCGAGAGGAAGAATGCCTTCCACATCACCATCAGGCCCACTGGTAAAGTCCGTCTCCAGTCTCTGAGGGCCTACCTCATGAAGACCGCTCCTTGGGACAACCATGTGCTCGAGTGCATGAGTTTCCTCGATCACTTGCTCCGCCAGGGACCGTCAGAGCGCATGAAAACCATCAAGCGCAGCTTCTTTCACCCCTCGATGCCCGGCCGAGACCTCGATATGCTCCTCATGGCGTGCAAAGGCGTGTACGCTTCGTTCCGCTTAAGCGAGAACGTCAAGCAGATTGGTCTGGGTGTCAATGTTGATGTGAGCAACCAGACCTTCTGGAAGGCCAACCCAGCCGACAAGATGATCAAGTACGTGATCAACAATTACGGCGGTTTGAGCAGGAACCAGCTCCAGAACCTGGATGACCAGATGATCACCAGCGTGTTGAAGCCCCTGGTCAGCCAGGGAAGGTACGAGCAGTCTGAGGCCATGAGGGCCCTGCGCCGCCTGAAGGGCTGTCGCTTCACGCTCCTCCATCGTCCCAATGAGACCAAGGAGTACAAGATCAAGGGCTTCGCCTTCGACAAGAAGCACGGCCCTAACGGCGCCAACTCCTACAACGTCAAGTTCAACTGGAAGCAGCAGAATGGCACTGAGAAGGAGATCTGCATTAAGGATTACATGAAGGAGAGATACGGCTATCTGGTCCGTCAAGCTGGCTGGCCCGTCATTGAGACGACACGTGCTGGATCTTTCCCTGCCGAGGTATGCAACATCGTTGGCTTCAACCAGTACCAGTACAAGCTGGACCCTCAACAGACTGCCTCCATGATCAAGTTTGCCGTTCAGCGCCCGGACCAGCGCAAGAAGGACATCAGTGCGTCGGTTCAGCGTCTCGACTGGGCCAACGACAAGTACCTCAAGGCCTTCGGTGTTAGCATCTCCCCCGAAATGGCCAAAACTGAGGCCAAGGTGCTCAGGCACCCTGAGGTTTTCTTTGAGAAGAAGACCGCCAGACCCCTGAACACCGGTCGCTGGGACCTTCGCGGCGCCCGGTTCATCGAAGCCAACAAGGAGCCCTTGACCCATTGGGGCTTCATTGGACTGAACATGTGTGTCGATGTGAGGGCGGTGAACAACTTTGTCCAGCAATTCACGAACATTTACAAGGGACATGGCGGCAGAATCGCGAAGAACCCCTACACGACCAACATCAATGCAAACCCAGCTACCCTAGCCGACGAACTTCACAAGCACGTCCCCCAGATTGTCGGAGGTAGAACAGACCTGTGCCCGCAGATCGTGTTCGTTGCCGTTCCGGACAAGTCTGCTCATGTGTATGAGCGTCTCAAGAAGATTTTTGAGTGCCGCTACGGCATTGTCACTCAAGTTTTGCAGGCTGACCATGTCAAGAAGGCACAGGGGCAGTACATTTCCAATGTCTGCATGAAGGTCAACGCAAAGCTGGGCGGACAGACCTCCAGCCTCACTGCCACCAAGGCCAAGTCGCACAACTTCTTTATCAGGCCCACCATGATGATTGGCGTTGATGTGACTCACGCATCGCCGGGCTCAGACATGCCGTCTATTGCTGCCATGTGCGCCTCAGTCGACGTGGAGGGTTATCAGTACCGCGCTGCCGTCCAGACCAACGGCTGGCACAACGAGATCCTGACCGACGAGAACATCAGTACCTGGATTCCGACTTTCCTCAAGGCCTACAAGGAGAAGACGGGCAGAGAGGTTGAGGATATCTACTACTTCCGTGACGGTGTCTCCGAGGGCCAGTTTGCCCATGTCATGGAGCAGGAGGTGAAAGCCATCAAGAAGGCCTTCAGGGAGAGGAACAAGAAGGATGCCAAGATGACGGTGATTGTGGCCACCAAGCGCCATCACATTCGCTTCTTCCCCGACAGGGGAGACAAGAACGGCAACCCCGAGCCTGGCACGctggtggagagggaggtcACGCATCCCTTCCACTATGACTTCTTCCTGAGCTCGCATTTTGCGCTCCAGGGCACGGCGCGTCCTGTTCATTACCATGTCCTCATGGACGAGATTAAGCCCAAGGTGAACAACTTGCAGAGGATGATTTACCAACAGTGCTACACCTTCTGCCGTGCCACCACGCCCATCTCGTTGCATCCGGCTGTCTACTATGCCCATCTGGCGGGTGCGCGTGCTCGCTGCCACGAGAACCGGGACTATGGCAACAATACACGGGTTCCTGAGAAGGTCAGGGACCAGGTGAACAACCCGAACAACTTGGTTGCCAAGCATCAAGATCCCACTACTTACAGCAGCGactggaagaagaacaaccCGCCTCCCAGGCTGATTCCCATGCAACCCCGCATCCACAACACCATGTGGTGGGTCTAA
- the asf-1 gene encoding histone chaperone asf-1, with protein MSVVSLLGVNVMNNPAKFTDKYLFEITFECLEHLEKDLEWKLTYVGSATSDNYDQELDSLLVGPIPVGVNKFIFEAEPPDTKRIPIDELLGVTVILLTCAYDGREFVRVGYYVNNEYESEELINDPPPKPVIEKIRRNVLAEKPRVTRFAIKWDSEASAPPEFPPEQPEADEVADEEEYGADELAEQSSIADPAVNGGMEVEGQPNGAIVIEEDEMSEDGSVDLENESEDELDGEGDAEGELEQGQDEDIEMGDEMEIDDHPKQQGMAMAQ; from the exons ATGTCTGTCGTCTCGCTTCTCGGGGTCAATGTCATGAACAACCCCGCCAAGTTCACCGACAAGTATCTCTTCGAAATCACCTTTGAATGCCTTGAGCATCTCGAGAAGG ACCTCGAATGGAAGCTCACCTATGTCGGCTCGGCCACCTCGGATAACTACGACCAGGAACTCGActccctcctcgtcggccCCATTCCCGTTGGCGTCAACAAGTTTATTTTCGAGGCCGAGCCTCCTGACACAAAGCGCATCCCTATCGACGAGCTTCTGGGCGTCACGGTGATACTGTTGACGTGCGCCTACGACGGTCGCGAGTTTGTGCGCGTTGGGTACTATGTTAACAACGAGTACGAGAGCGAGGAGCTCATTAATGATCCGCCCCCAAAGCCCGTCATTGAGAAGATTCGCCGCAACGTCCTGGCCGAGAAGCCAAGAGTCACGCGATTTGCCATCAAGTG GGACTCTGAAGCCTCCGCTCCTCCTGAATTCCCTCCCGAACAGCCTGAAGCCGACGAGGTcgccgacgaagaagagtatGGTGCCGATGAACTCGCCGAACAATCGAGCATCGCCGACCCCGCCGTCAACGGTGGCATGGAAGTTGAGGGCCAGCCAAATGGCGCCATCGTGATTGAGGAAGACGAGATGTCCGAAGACGGCAGCGTCGATCTTGAGAACGAATCCGAGGACGAGCTGGACGGTGAAGGCGACGCCGAGGGCGAGCTCGAGCAAGGACAGGATGAGGACATCGAGATGGGCGATGAGATGGAGATCGATGACCACCCAAAGCAGCAGGGCATGGCCATGGCTCAATAG